The following coding sequences lie in one Spinacia oleracea cultivar Varoflay chromosome 1, BTI_SOV_V1, whole genome shotgun sequence genomic window:
- the LOC110801182 gene encoding uncharacterized protein isoform X2: MPLCKHHRLSIINKVQLRVAVLVSSAWVQVEIYFSATQVFLVFCAHAMVCTCQYLNFASIQGYLMLIPDMLYAWIVGRALLNGVRCTSKISGAPGDHRGWDWPERLLATSGLTNSSMAVADRRKVFDMSSLFNSSAESSLQPQNNVSTSRPRSTQEFSNQILKNAQMENGCNHCNMGTSRRNSHNMTDDPKIASPTLRNSKPSLPSDKEGSGNGCHCENSFSSAFQNLQSVGSRENNSSKDKVVLQRGPFSSSIDLKLGQPSQLSRGTGPIALTTVRHHTSGVQAATVQEKLNQNSNSKVSEKNTQHLFCKFAADFSRTKELFLAGPLNNAPTSFLASPLNNALISTNSIVHAEHLKDGLYSSSTMSVPVRSSNNTAGGNLYNKEINKRKTDNHSFSPRTLHYQPCLDRSVLIDFSCNGDAPIRPSDINKSALPNNMGRIRDATCGREGSIVGSESGSRLYAKEMESSGFTGNGKSCNPNGCALTSAKFTIPETGNIPSGVSGASNYVGNTCNLASNPDRDQFSNKLKNSSFNFRTTPTLQATSSGFTPLSTFLAPGYGSVSFSKDVEAVNSRIRDESLKLLSLRNVEKSFKEKPMDASLVLDQPSRIHADKRQQSENCKIPDLRAHALFFDHGSFEEQRHGRPFSVGHIVSPSFLPDVGHKKGENLGAVTEETTLLSKLADNYNEDPCNRQPKQQSSLSVERQENMECGCNMVKRCNGGSCHISAKCSYNVQTVCSKRNQENIAVVETPRYSSSRISEDRVFIEKTTGVECNQKEKELKFKSDCGNSQWIDVPSKAYTVSKMICQDAPTHLLDTREESETNLKELAAKGIFKSDQAAELLKVKELSNISSGCSAPVVTQESNEVNMIDSGTVGGCHTMYGNGQIADQGSSAISRSSSSVEAIDSVRSSILVCDGKTKSTEDTSLTVSENVAHHEGINEFRQTYSNELQNFTVSGGSSDEVSNNTQNDDGFKRTKRKRTTKWKTLGASFTVSNQSNQISSKMHSVNSSYNSLKQGRSAMVAAKMLSRKRDLNRIYNSVEGGPSNQRLLEDNDHSIDIPENAIVKNLKQVKATEADKATKAVKVYSLDNSTSNRTLKNSAKGCQQAKPVACGKYGIICDQELDFDQLRPPKIVPLSQVLKASERHAKFEKEPVLPSIRKKKNVRCNGGRKLPDLPFSSHRSQGSQFNKFSSCHSREGASILETQQMHLDNTQSDDPDASEEGGADGGERNLSVSTSRPAAISKTKEIRMRSLYELSMRGNKFISSDISRSQNIMSASSTVCELEMNTQENAGRSEGGEHRASGKRSCRKLHCSSLLTKMDKLCCVCGISNKDNANCLLECGHCLIQIHQACYGISRVPKTDWYCRPCRTSSKDVACVLCGYKAGAMTRAFGSRNVVKSLLKAWDIRTEPHIMNLGSAEALYVPAKMECRNNSESATYQPCPSIKPVVHNSIISGLFDPTVKQWVHMVCGLWTPGTRCPNVDTMSAFDVSGVSLLKDYMVCYICKRPGGSCIRCCVETCHTHFHPWCAHQKGLLQSEVEGVDRDQIGFYGRCFIHADSRACHVENDNDTNKADSETEREGEPTCARTEGYKGKKQGDVQYSSYQRNGKDGCLVTQVQLDAWLYINRHKLSKNKQPKPPISDVDHDYRKEYARYKQARDWKHLLVYKSGIHALGLYTSQFFQRGAMVVEYVGEIVGHRVADKRESEYLSGKKLQYKSACYFFRIDKEQIIDATCKGGIARFVNHSCQPNCVAKVLTIRGEKKVVFLAQRDIYPGEEITYDYHFNREDEGKKIPCFCNSKNCRRYLN, encoded by the exons ATGCCTCTTTGCAAACACCATCGTCTGTCTATAATAAACAAAGTTCAGTTGCGGGTGGCTGTCCTCGTGTCTTCTGCATGGGTGCAA GTGGAGATCTACTTCTCAGCAACACAGGTGTTTTTGGTATTCTGTGCTCATGCCATGGTTTGCACATGTCAGTATCTGAATTTTGCGAG CATTCAGGGTTATCTGATGTTAATCCCGGATATGCTGTACGCATGGATAGTGGGGAGAGCATTGCTCAATGGCGTAAGGTGTACCTCCAAAATTTCGGG GGCTCCAGGGGATCATAGAGGATGGGACTGGCCGGAAAGATTGTTAGCAACTTCTGGCTTGACAAATAGCAGCATGGCTGTTGCTGACAGGAGGAAGGTTTTTGACATGTCTAGTCTGTTTAATTCATCTGCAGAGTCTTCTCTGCAGCCTCAGAATAATGTGTCCACAAGTAGACCTCGATCAACCCAGGAATTTTCTAATCAAATCTTAAAAAATGCTCAAATGGAAAATGGTTGTAACCACTGCAACATGGGAACCTCCCGGAGGAACTCACACAATATGACAGATGATCCAAAAATAGCTAGCCCTACTCTAAGAAATTCGAAGCCTTCATTGCCGAGTGACAAAGAAGGATCAGGGAATGGTTGCCACTGTGAGAATTCGTTTAGTTCTGCGTTTCAGAACTTGCAGAGTGTTGGCTCCAGGGAAAACAATAGTTCAAAGGATAAAGTTGTTCTGCAGAGAGGTCCTTTCTCTTCGAGCATTGATTTGAAGCTTGGACAGCCATCTCAGTTGAGTCGGGGTACAGGACCAATTGCTCTAACAACTGTAAGACATCACACTAGTGGAGTCCAAGCAGCAACTGTGCAGGAAAAGCTGAATCAAAATT CAAATTCAAAGGTTTCTGAAAAAAACACGCAGCACTTGTTTTGCAAATTTGCGGCGGATTTTAGCAGAACAAAAGAATTATTCCTAGCAGGCCCTTTAAATAATGCACCAACTTCATTCCTGGCAAGCCCTCTGAATAATGCACTGATTTCTACAAACAGTATTGTTCATGCGGAGCACTTGAAAGACGGATTGTATAGTAGTTCTACAATGTCCGTGCCGGTTCGCTCTTCTAATAATACAGCTGGAGGGAATTTGTATAATAAGGAAATTAACAAGAGGAAGACAGACAACCATTCTTTCAGTCCTCGGACGCTTCATTACCAGCCTTGTTTAGATAGGTCTGTACTGATAGATTTCTCGTGTAATGGAGATGCACCAATCAGACCTTCAGACATCAATAAATCAGCTTTGCCAAATAACATGGGCAGAATCAGGGATGCTACATGTGGGCGTGAAGGATCCATTGTTGGGAGTGAATCAGGATCTAGGCTTTATGCTAAAGAGATGGAAAGTTCTGGTTTTACTGGAAATGGGAAATCCTGTAATCCTAATGGTTGTGCATTGACTTCTGCAAAGTTTACCATACCTGAGACAGGTAACATCCCGTCAGGTGTCTCTGGTGCATCAAACTATGTTGGGAACACCTGTAACCTGGCAAGCAATCCTGATCGAGATCAGTTCTCCAATAAATTGAAAAATTCATCTTTTAATTTTAGAACAACTCCTACCCTGCAGGCAACTTCCTCTGGCTTCACCCCTTTATCCACATTCCTGGCTCCAGGTTATGGTTCTGTGTCTTTCAGCAAAGATGTTGAAGCTGTAAACTCACGTATCAGAGATGAGAGTTTGAAACTTCTTTCTTTGAGGAATGTAGAGAAATCATTCAAGGAAAAGCCCATGGATGCTTCCCTTGTACTTGATCAGCCATCAAGAATTCATGCCGACAAAAGACAACAAAGCGAGAACTGTAAAATTCCTGATTTGAGAGCACATGCTTTATTTTTTGATCACGGGTCTTTCGAAGAACAAAGACATGGTCGTCCATTTTCTGTTGGACACATTGTCTCACCATCCTTCCTGCCAGATGTTGGTCATAAGAAAG GTGAGAATTTGGGTGCTGTTACTGAAGAGACGACGTTACTTTCTAAGTTAGCTGACAATTATAACGAAGATCCATGTAATCGACAGCCAAAGCAACAATCTTCACTGAG TGTTGAAAGACAAGAAAATATGGAATGTGGTTGTAACATGGTGAAAAGGTGCAATGGAGGATCTTGTCATATTTCAGCCAAATGCAGTTACAATGTTCAGACAGTGTGTTCGAAGAGAAATCAAGAAAACATTGCAGTTGTTGAAACCCCTAGATATAGTAGTTCAAGGATTTCTGAGGACCGCGTGTTTATTGAAAAGACAACTGGGGTAGAATGCaatcaaaaggaaaaggaaCTTAAATTCAAATCTGATTGCGGAAATTCTCAGTGGATAGATGTTCCTTCCAAGGCATATACAGTTTCGAAAATGATATGCCAGGATGCACCAACACATTTATTGGACACTAGGGAAGAGTCTGAAACTAACTTGAAAGAGCTTGCTGCTAAAGGTATTTTCAAATCGGACCAGGCAGCTGAGTTGTTGAAAGTGAAAGAATTGTCAAACATTTCTTCTGGATGTTCTGCACCAGTTGTTACCCAAGAATCTAATGAGGTCAACATGATTGATTCTGGAACTGTTGGTGGCTGTCATACTATGTATGGCAATGGCCAAATAGCAGATCAAGGATCATCTGCTATTTCCAGAAGTTCTTCTTCCGTTGAAGCAATTGATAGTGTTAGAAGTTCAATTCTTGTTTGTGACGGTAAGACTAAATCTACCGAAGATACATCTTTGACGGTGTCGGAAAATGTAGCACATCACGAAGGAATCAATGAATTTAGGCAAACATATTCAAATGAATTGCAAAATTTTACCGTCTCTGGAGGTAGTTCTGATGAAGTATCTAATAATACTCAGAATGATGATGGATTTAAGCGTACAAAGAGAAAGCGTACCACTAAATGGAAGAcgctaggagcatcattcaccGTCTCAAATCAGTCTAATCAGATATCATCGAAGATGCATAGTGTTAACTCAAGTTATAACAGTCTCAAGCAAGGGAGGTCTGCCATGGTTGCAGCCAAAATGCTTTCTCGTAAAAGAGATTTAAATAGGATATATAACAGTGTGGAGGGTGGGCCCAGCAATCAGAGACTATTGGAGGACAATGATCACTCCATCGACATTCCAGAAAATGCTATTGTCAAAAACTTAAAACAGGTTAAGGCTACTGAAGCTGACAAGGCTACTAAGGCTGTAAAGGTATATAGTTTGGACAATTCAACTTCCAATAGAACTTTGAAGAACAGTGCAAAAGGCTGCCAACAGGCGAAGCCTGTAGCTTGTGGAAAGTACGGTATTATATGTGATCAGGAATTAGATTTTGACCAATTAAGGCCACCTAAAATTGTTCCTCTGAGCCAGGTTCTAAAAGCTTCCGAAAGACATGCTAAGTTTGAGAAAGAACCTGTGTTACCTTCAataagaaagaagaagaatgTTCGTTGCAATGGTGGAAGAAAACTCCCTGATCTACCATTTAGTTCCCATCGATCCCAAGGTAGCCAATTCAATAAGTTTTCATCATGTCATAGTCGGGAAGGTGCTTCTATTCTGGAGACTCAGCAAATGCACCTGGACAATACACAATCTGATGATCCTGATGCATCAGAAGAAGGTGGAGCTGATGGAGGTGAAAGAAATCTAAGTGTTTCAACCTCTCGCCCAGCTGCTATATCAAAGACGAAGGAAATTCGTATGCGCAGCCTCTATGAGTTGTCTATGAGAG GTAACAAATTCATATCTTCAGATATCAGTCGTTCTCAGAATATAATGAGTGCTTCATCAACAGTATGTGAACTGGAAATGAACACACAGGAAAATGCTGGAAGAAGTGAAGGTGGTGAACATAGAGCTTCTGGTAAAAG ATCCTGTAGAAAACTGCACTGTAGTTCTCTGCTTACGAAAATGGATAAATTATGCTGCGTGTGTGGAATCTCAAACAAAGACAATGCCAACTGTTTGTTGGAGTGTGGACATTGTTTAATCCAA ATCCATCAGGCTTGTTATGGAATTTCAAGAGTGCCAAAAACTGATTGGTATTGCAGACCATGCAGAACAAGCTCTAAGGATGTT GCTTGTGTCCTCTGTGGTTATAAAGCTGGAGCCATGACTCGTGCATTTGGCAGCCGTAATGTGGTGAAAAGTCTTTTGAAAGCATGGGATATTAGGACAGAACCCCATATTATGAATTTGGGTTCTGCTGAAGCCTTGTATG TTCCAGCAAAGATGGAGTGTCGAAACAATTCAGAAAGTGCAACGTATCAGCCCTGTCCTTCAATAAAACCAGTGGTGCATAATAGCATAATATCAGGATTGTTTGATCCAACTGTCAAGCAGTGGGTCCATATGGTGTGTGGACTATGGACTCCAGGAACAAGATGTCCTAATGTGGACACCATGAGTGCCTTTGATGTTTCTGGTGTTTCCCTTCTGAAAGACTACATG GTTTGCTACATATGCAAGCGGCCTGGTGGTTCATGCATACGGTGTTGTGTTGAGACGTGTCATACTCATTTTCATCCATGGTGCGCTCATCAGAAG GGTCTGCTGCAAAGTGAGGTTGAAGGAGTTGACAGGGATCAGATTGGTTTCTATGGAAGATGCTTTATTCATGCTGATTCCAGAGCTTGTCATGTAGAGAATGATAATGATACTAACAAGGCCGATTCCGAAACTGAGCGAGAAGGAGAACCAACTTGTGCCAGAACAGAG GGTTATAAGGGGAAAAAACAGGGAGATGTGCAGTATTCTTCCTATCAACGTAATGGTAAGGATGGGTGCCTTGTCACTCAGGTGCAATTAGACGCATGGCTTTACATCAATAGACACAAGCTGAGCAAGAATAAGCAGCCTAAACCTCCAATTTCAGATGTAGACCATGATTATCGG AAAGAATATGCTCGATACAAACAAGCAAGGGACTGGAAACATTTGCTAGTGTATAAATCTGGAATTCATGCTCTTGGTCTGTACACTTCTCAGTTTTTTCAGCGTGGTGCTATG GTTGTTGAATATGTGGGTGAGATAGTGGGGCACCGTGTTGCTGATAAAAGAGAGAGTGAGTATCTTTCTGGAAAAAAGCTTCAGTATAAGAGTGCATGTTACTTTTTTAGGATAGACAAAGAACAGATTATCGATGCTACCTGCAAAGGTGGGATAGCTCGATTTGTCAACCATTCTTGCCAG CCAAACTGTGTTGCCAAAGTGTTGACTATCAGGGGCGAGAAAAAG GTTGTATTTTTGGCTCAAAGAGATATTTACCCTGGGGAGGAGATCACTTATGACTATCACTTCAATCGTGAGGATGAAGGTAAGAAAATCCCCTGTTTCTGCAATTCAAAAAACTGCAGGCGTTATTTGAACTAG
- the LOC110801182 gene encoding uncharacterized protein isoform X3: MENGCNHCNMGTSRRNSHNMTDDPKIASPTLRNSKPSLPSDKEGSGNGCHCENSFSSAFQNLQSVGSRENNSSKDKVVLQRGPFSSSIDLKLGQPSQLSRGTGPIALTTVRHHTSGVQAATVQEKLNQNSNSKVSEKNTQHLFCKFAADFSRTKELFLAGPLNNAPTSFLASPLNNALISTNSIVHAEHLKDGLYSSSTMSVPVRSSNNTAGGNLYNKEINKRKTDNHSFSPRTLHYQPCLDRSVLIDFSCNGDAPIRPSDINKSALPNNMGRIRDATCGREGSIVGSESGSRLYAKEMESSGFTGNGKSCNPNGCALTSAKFTIPETGNIPSGVSGASNYVGNTCNLASNPDRDQFSNKLKNSSFNFRTTPTLQATSSGFTPLSTFLAPGYGSVSFSKDVEAVNSRIRDESLKLLSLRNVEKSFKEKPMDASLVLDQPSRIHADKRQQSENCKIPDLRAHALFFDHGSFEEQRHGRPFSVGHIVSPSFLPDVGHKKGENLGAVTEETTLLSKLADNYNEDPCNRQPKQQSSLSVERQENMECGCNMVKRCNGGSCHISAKCSYNVQTVCSKRNQENIAVVETPRYSSSRISEDRVFIEKTTGVECNQKEKELKFKSDCGNSQWIDVPSKAYTVSKMICQDAPTHLLDTREESETNLKELAAKGIFKSDQAAELLKVKELSNISSGCSAPVVTQESNEVNMIDSGTVGGCHTMYGNGQIADQGSSAISRSSSSVEAIDSVRSSILVCDGKTKSTEDTSLTVSENVAHHEGINEFRQTYSNELQNFTVSGGSSDEVSNNTQNDDGFKRTKRKRTTKWKTLGASFTVSNQSNQISSKMHSVNSSYNSLKQGRSAMVAAKMLSRKRDLNRIYNSVEGGPSNQRLLEDNDHSIDIPENAIVKNLKQVKATEADKATKAVKVYSLDNSTSNRTLKNSAKGCQQAKPVACGKYGIICDQELDFDQLRPPKIVPLSQVLKASERHAKFEKEPVLPSIRKKKNVRCNGGRKLPDLPFSSHRSQGSQFNKFSSCHSREGASILETQQMHLDNTQSDDPDASEEGGADGGERNLSVSTSRPAAISKTKEIRMRSLYELSMRGNKFISSDISRSQNIMSASSTVCELEMNTQENAGRSEGGEHRASGKRSCRKLHCSSLLTKMDKLCCVCGISNKDNANCLLECGHCLIQIHQACYGISRVPKTDWYCRPCRTSSKDVACVLCGYKAGAMTRAFGSRNVVKSLLKAWDIRTEPHIMNLGSAEALYVPAKMECRNNSESATYQPCPSIKPVVHNSIISGLFDPTVKQWVHMVCGLWTPGTRCPNVDTMSAFDVSGVSLLKDYMVCYICKRPGGSCIRCCVETCHTHFHPWCAHQKGLLQSEVEGVDRDQIGFYGRCFIHADSRACHVENDNDTNKADSETEREGEPTCARTEGYKGKKQGDVQYSSYQRNGKDGCLVTQVQLDAWLYINRHKLSKNKQPKPPISDVDHDYRKEYARYKQARDWKHLLVYKSGIHALGLYTSQFFQRGAMVVEYVGEIVGHRVADKRESEYLSGKKLQYKSACYFFRIDKEQIIDATCKGGIARFVNHSCQPNCVAKVLTIRGEKKVVFLAQRDIYPGEEITYDYHFNREDEGKKIPCFCNSKNCRRYLN, from the exons ATGGAAAATGGTTGTAACCACTGCAACATGGGAACCTCCCGGAGGAACTCACACAATATGACAGATGATCCAAAAATAGCTAGCCCTACTCTAAGAAATTCGAAGCCTTCATTGCCGAGTGACAAAGAAGGATCAGGGAATGGTTGCCACTGTGAGAATTCGTTTAGTTCTGCGTTTCAGAACTTGCAGAGTGTTGGCTCCAGGGAAAACAATAGTTCAAAGGATAAAGTTGTTCTGCAGAGAGGTCCTTTCTCTTCGAGCATTGATTTGAAGCTTGGACAGCCATCTCAGTTGAGTCGGGGTACAGGACCAATTGCTCTAACAACTGTAAGACATCACACTAGTGGAGTCCAAGCAGCAACTGTGCAGGAAAAGCTGAATCAAAATT CAAATTCAAAGGTTTCTGAAAAAAACACGCAGCACTTGTTTTGCAAATTTGCGGCGGATTTTAGCAGAACAAAAGAATTATTCCTAGCAGGCCCTTTAAATAATGCACCAACTTCATTCCTGGCAAGCCCTCTGAATAATGCACTGATTTCTACAAACAGTATTGTTCATGCGGAGCACTTGAAAGACGGATTGTATAGTAGTTCTACAATGTCCGTGCCGGTTCGCTCTTCTAATAATACAGCTGGAGGGAATTTGTATAATAAGGAAATTAACAAGAGGAAGACAGACAACCATTCTTTCAGTCCTCGGACGCTTCATTACCAGCCTTGTTTAGATAGGTCTGTACTGATAGATTTCTCGTGTAATGGAGATGCACCAATCAGACCTTCAGACATCAATAAATCAGCTTTGCCAAATAACATGGGCAGAATCAGGGATGCTACATGTGGGCGTGAAGGATCCATTGTTGGGAGTGAATCAGGATCTAGGCTTTATGCTAAAGAGATGGAAAGTTCTGGTTTTACTGGAAATGGGAAATCCTGTAATCCTAATGGTTGTGCATTGACTTCTGCAAAGTTTACCATACCTGAGACAGGTAACATCCCGTCAGGTGTCTCTGGTGCATCAAACTATGTTGGGAACACCTGTAACCTGGCAAGCAATCCTGATCGAGATCAGTTCTCCAATAAATTGAAAAATTCATCTTTTAATTTTAGAACAACTCCTACCCTGCAGGCAACTTCCTCTGGCTTCACCCCTTTATCCACATTCCTGGCTCCAGGTTATGGTTCTGTGTCTTTCAGCAAAGATGTTGAAGCTGTAAACTCACGTATCAGAGATGAGAGTTTGAAACTTCTTTCTTTGAGGAATGTAGAGAAATCATTCAAGGAAAAGCCCATGGATGCTTCCCTTGTACTTGATCAGCCATCAAGAATTCATGCCGACAAAAGACAACAAAGCGAGAACTGTAAAATTCCTGATTTGAGAGCACATGCTTTATTTTTTGATCACGGGTCTTTCGAAGAACAAAGACATGGTCGTCCATTTTCTGTTGGACACATTGTCTCACCATCCTTCCTGCCAGATGTTGGTCATAAGAAAG GTGAGAATTTGGGTGCTGTTACTGAAGAGACGACGTTACTTTCTAAGTTAGCTGACAATTATAACGAAGATCCATGTAATCGACAGCCAAAGCAACAATCTTCACTGAG TGTTGAAAGACAAGAAAATATGGAATGTGGTTGTAACATGGTGAAAAGGTGCAATGGAGGATCTTGTCATATTTCAGCCAAATGCAGTTACAATGTTCAGACAGTGTGTTCGAAGAGAAATCAAGAAAACATTGCAGTTGTTGAAACCCCTAGATATAGTAGTTCAAGGATTTCTGAGGACCGCGTGTTTATTGAAAAGACAACTGGGGTAGAATGCaatcaaaaggaaaaggaaCTTAAATTCAAATCTGATTGCGGAAATTCTCAGTGGATAGATGTTCCTTCCAAGGCATATACAGTTTCGAAAATGATATGCCAGGATGCACCAACACATTTATTGGACACTAGGGAAGAGTCTGAAACTAACTTGAAAGAGCTTGCTGCTAAAGGTATTTTCAAATCGGACCAGGCAGCTGAGTTGTTGAAAGTGAAAGAATTGTCAAACATTTCTTCTGGATGTTCTGCACCAGTTGTTACCCAAGAATCTAATGAGGTCAACATGATTGATTCTGGAACTGTTGGTGGCTGTCATACTATGTATGGCAATGGCCAAATAGCAGATCAAGGATCATCTGCTATTTCCAGAAGTTCTTCTTCCGTTGAAGCAATTGATAGTGTTAGAAGTTCAATTCTTGTTTGTGACGGTAAGACTAAATCTACCGAAGATACATCTTTGACGGTGTCGGAAAATGTAGCACATCACGAAGGAATCAATGAATTTAGGCAAACATATTCAAATGAATTGCAAAATTTTACCGTCTCTGGAGGTAGTTCTGATGAAGTATCTAATAATACTCAGAATGATGATGGATTTAAGCGTACAAAGAGAAAGCGTACCACTAAATGGAAGAcgctaggagcatcattcaccGTCTCAAATCAGTCTAATCAGATATCATCGAAGATGCATAGTGTTAACTCAAGTTATAACAGTCTCAAGCAAGGGAGGTCTGCCATGGTTGCAGCCAAAATGCTTTCTCGTAAAAGAGATTTAAATAGGATATATAACAGTGTGGAGGGTGGGCCCAGCAATCAGAGACTATTGGAGGACAATGATCACTCCATCGACATTCCAGAAAATGCTATTGTCAAAAACTTAAAACAGGTTAAGGCTACTGAAGCTGACAAGGCTACTAAGGCTGTAAAGGTATATAGTTTGGACAATTCAACTTCCAATAGAACTTTGAAGAACAGTGCAAAAGGCTGCCAACAGGCGAAGCCTGTAGCTTGTGGAAAGTACGGTATTATATGTGATCAGGAATTAGATTTTGACCAATTAAGGCCACCTAAAATTGTTCCTCTGAGCCAGGTTCTAAAAGCTTCCGAAAGACATGCTAAGTTTGAGAAAGAACCTGTGTTACCTTCAataagaaagaagaagaatgTTCGTTGCAATGGTGGAAGAAAACTCCCTGATCTACCATTTAGTTCCCATCGATCCCAAGGTAGCCAATTCAATAAGTTTTCATCATGTCATAGTCGGGAAGGTGCTTCTATTCTGGAGACTCAGCAAATGCACCTGGACAATACACAATCTGATGATCCTGATGCATCAGAAGAAGGTGGAGCTGATGGAGGTGAAAGAAATCTAAGTGTTTCAACCTCTCGCCCAGCTGCTATATCAAAGACGAAGGAAATTCGTATGCGCAGCCTCTATGAGTTGTCTATGAGAG GTAACAAATTCATATCTTCAGATATCAGTCGTTCTCAGAATATAATGAGTGCTTCATCAACAGTATGTGAACTGGAAATGAACACACAGGAAAATGCTGGAAGAAGTGAAGGTGGTGAACATAGAGCTTCTGGTAAAAG ATCCTGTAGAAAACTGCACTGTAGTTCTCTGCTTACGAAAATGGATAAATTATGCTGCGTGTGTGGAATCTCAAACAAAGACAATGCCAACTGTTTGTTGGAGTGTGGACATTGTTTAATCCAA ATCCATCAGGCTTGTTATGGAATTTCAAGAGTGCCAAAAACTGATTGGTATTGCAGACCATGCAGAACAAGCTCTAAGGATGTT GCTTGTGTCCTCTGTGGTTATAAAGCTGGAGCCATGACTCGTGCATTTGGCAGCCGTAATGTGGTGAAAAGTCTTTTGAAAGCATGGGATATTAGGACAGAACCCCATATTATGAATTTGGGTTCTGCTGAAGCCTTGTATG TTCCAGCAAAGATGGAGTGTCGAAACAATTCAGAAAGTGCAACGTATCAGCCCTGTCCTTCAATAAAACCAGTGGTGCATAATAGCATAATATCAGGATTGTTTGATCCAACTGTCAAGCAGTGGGTCCATATGGTGTGTGGACTATGGACTCCAGGAACAAGATGTCCTAATGTGGACACCATGAGTGCCTTTGATGTTTCTGGTGTTTCCCTTCTGAAAGACTACATG GTTTGCTACATATGCAAGCGGCCTGGTGGTTCATGCATACGGTGTTGTGTTGAGACGTGTCATACTCATTTTCATCCATGGTGCGCTCATCAGAAG GGTCTGCTGCAAAGTGAGGTTGAAGGAGTTGACAGGGATCAGATTGGTTTCTATGGAAGATGCTTTATTCATGCTGATTCCAGAGCTTGTCATGTAGAGAATGATAATGATACTAACAAGGCCGATTCCGAAACTGAGCGAGAAGGAGAACCAACTTGTGCCAGAACAGAG GGTTATAAGGGGAAAAAACAGGGAGATGTGCAGTATTCTTCCTATCAACGTAATGGTAAGGATGGGTGCCTTGTCACTCAGGTGCAATTAGACGCATGGCTTTACATCAATAGACACAAGCTGAGCAAGAATAAGCAGCCTAAACCTCCAATTTCAGATGTAGACCATGATTATCGG AAAGAATATGCTCGATACAAACAAGCAAGGGACTGGAAACATTTGCTAGTGTATAAATCTGGAATTCATGCTCTTGGTCTGTACACTTCTCAGTTTTTTCAGCGTGGTGCTATG GTTGTTGAATATGTGGGTGAGATAGTGGGGCACCGTGTTGCTGATAAAAGAGAGAGTGAGTATCTTTCTGGAAAAAAGCTTCAGTATAAGAGTGCATGTTACTTTTTTAGGATAGACAAAGAACAGATTATCGATGCTACCTGCAAAGGTGGGATAGCTCGATTTGTCAACCATTCTTGCCAG CCAAACTGTGTTGCCAAAGTGTTGACTATCAGGGGCGAGAAAAAG GTTGTATTTTTGGCTCAAAGAGATATTTACCCTGGGGAGGAGATCACTTATGACTATCACTTCAATCGTGAGGATGAAGGTAAGAAAATCCCCTGTTTCTGCAATTCAAAAAACTGCAGGCGTTATTTGAACTAG